The Theileria orientalis strain Shintoku DNA, chromosome 3, complete genome genome window below encodes:
- a CDS encoding snRNP splicing factor U2AF encodes MSSSRSRDRRSSHSRRSRDRSRGRSRDRHRHKHRRERSEQRESHRDRHSSRDRGRESSRSRRSRDRYGNTGRHDHDYRHRRNYRYDSPPKLDAKKQFGLANYTSIHAIGSETSGLDPLATRPYREIYIGNIPPVGDIAILLDIINQALISVNGTSMPGNPCLKGWISSDGHYAFVELRTMEEASNCMQLTGLNIMGHNIKVNRPKTYDPDLMSKAPSPTVPTLDPSLLAMGLQALKSAREQIVAASDVLAAEKAKVMTDRLCIVDIPPEADKQTVINLVHSMGEVKYTYFVDEPAESGTNKRVFLFEYMNMDHQKKAMEEIPKMNYRLILAIDAVTQGMIAPEYIKKQLESCAIMKPEVPTRALLLGNLVSKEELDDDAEYVDIIDDVKTECEDYGVVLRLELPRVPKGLSEEEMRSFDESSVGSAFVLFSTVDGASKARKVLDGRKFGNRTVKAHFFSELYFLTGKFGNPRPNYDKEHSSVYNTQIVSDPNSAADILYELENPNSAKKSESNEENKELNGNVNDSTQEVAKNE; translated from the exons ATGTCGTCAAGCAGGAGCAGAGATAGAAGGTCGAGCCACTCTCGACGCTCACGAGATAGATCAAGAGGAAGGTCAAGAGACCGACACAGACACAAACACAGAAGAGAAAGATCGGAACAGCGAGAAAGCCACCGAGATCGACACTCAAGCAGAGACCGGGGGAGGGAATCCTCGAGAAGCAGGAGGTCGAGGGACAGGTACGGGAACACAGGAAGGCACGATCACGATTACAGGCACAGGAGAAACTACAGATACGATTCTCCGCCCAAATTAGATGCGAAAAAGCAATTCGGTTTAGCAAATTACACTTCGATCCATGCAATAG GCTCTGAAACATCCGGCCTGGACCCGTTGGCCACGAGACCGTACAGAGAGATATATATCGGAAACATCCCGCCAGTAGGAGACATCGCAATCCTGCTGGACATAATCAACCAGGCGCTCATATCAGTAAATGGAACGAGTATGCCGGGGAACCCGTGCCTGAAGGGGTGGATCAGCTCGGACGGACACTACGCGTTCGTGGAGCTGCGGACGATGGAGGAGGCAAGCAACTGTATGCAACTAACAGGACTAAACATTATGGGACACAACATCAAGGTTAACAGGCCGAAGACGTACGACCCGGACCTGATGTCGAAGGCGCCAAGTCCAACAGTGCCAACGCTGGACCCGTCTCTGCTGGCAATGGGACTGCAGGCGCTGAAGAGCGCAAGAGAGCAGATCGTGGCAGCGTCGGACGTGCTGGCAGCGGAGAAGGCGAAGGTGATGACGGACCGCCTATGTATAGTAGATATTCCGCCGGAAGCCGACAAGCAAACAGTGATCAACCTGGTGCACTCAATGGGAGAAGTGAAGTACACGTATTTCGTAGACGAGCCGGCAGAGA GCGGCACGAACAAGAGAGTGTTCCTGTTCGAATACATGAACATGGACCACCAGAAAAAGGCAATGGAGGAGATCCCGAAGATGAACTACAGGCTCATCCTGGCAATAGACGCAGTGACGCAAGGCATGATAGCACCAGAGTACATCAAAAAGCAGCTGGAGTCCTGCGCAATCATGAAGCCGGAGGTGCCGACGAGAGCACTGCTGCTGGGCAACCTGGTCtcgaaggaggagctggacgaCGACGCAGAGTACGTGGACATCATCGACGACGTGAAGACGGAGTGCGAAGACTACGGAGTGGTGCTGAGGCTGGAGCTGCCGAGAGTGCCGAAGGGGCTGTCTGAGGAGGAGATGAGGAGCTTCGACGAAAGCAGCGTGGGCTCGGCCTTCGTGCTCTTCTCGACGGTCGACGGAGCCTCGAAGGCGAGGAAGGTGCTGGACGGACGCAAGTTCGGAAACAGAACGGTGAAGGCGCACTTTTTCAGCGAACTGTACTTTTTAACAG gcAAATTTGGGAATCCAAGACCGAATTACGACAAGGAACACTCGTCTGTATATAACACGCAGATAGTATCGGACCCAAACTCAGCGGCAGATATTCTGTACGAGCTCGAGAACCCAAACAGTGCAAAGAAATCGGAATctaatgaagaaaataaagagTTAAACGGAAACGTAAACGATTCTACCCAGGAAGTTGCGAAGAATGAGTAG
- a CDS encoding DNA polymerase encodes MGPKSKSNAVESALSKLRKEREGKSTILDEYENDKIYTLTRFKVEDENDQLYEIITEEEFNERNKKRKLEDFIEGEGYSDEEFDDFEDDLEILEENVERTQKRSAKMMPGKSIPQHFIEMAAQETTYQPPKQQETDKELIEKLSKFEDELDNESTSFTGSQMLASQFAGPQMFSMPSYLSESLMQLSTETHRSYSPEIAQSKIDKEFMNELLEENNLQIAQNIDTLSENGLDPSIAESFREVDGLNEVASGELPQEGEQDVEFDEKTGEDLAFYLLDLCEGPNGHLHLFGRMKTTGVETETCMITVKNMMRNLFFKPRMDLAFNETGELINSTRETSSTDYEGIIKKGSELYERYLMMNFFKEMETIRKNYGIKKIKYKLVKRSLLTYGPTNEELYIKVCYPYQSPQIEKRHYCGTYYEDIYNINATQIELFLLKRKIKGPNWLRINNFRKTNDAQSYCKIELEIDSYKDVQLWHTKDSEILPVPKLKILSVSIKTIFNVPTQQEIFMICCIYNKYNIDDNEIKENNSQFIGVRKAQGCQWPSELKAFLEKRPYFRIFEQERGLLANFMFLLQQTDPDIIVGHDINNSTIDLLVKRCNTLNIPLRISLSRLRLQKRSNQPYLHGRLFCDTRLLIRESHPSRENYNLISCVSEFLNVKNISDINYYSRNSFNVNEIKKLFSQDVEAIKHLLKLTQCNLLSAIHTLQLLFKLQILPLTKELTTTAGNTWSRSLQCARSERIDYLLMHEFYHNKYILDHIFEKNAYKDNYQDDDKNEGKKGNSYEGGLVFEPRSGLYDNFILLLDFNSLYPSIIQEYNICFTTTYVKTEYGNEGNQRELNENEGEDGGNSRESEVVILDEVGILPSVLKRLVELRIKIKKAIGTETNELRKSQLKTRQLALKLIANSIYGCIGSTYSRFHCKYIASYITQQGRNLLKSTKEKVENVFNLNVIYGDTDSLMINTNIRDDGNATNYNAANQIAVNLVNFINKSHKKLEIGIDGVFNRLLLLKKKKYASLKVGNVVDYENNVFHREIKGLDFIRRDWSLLTKEVGNQLLKIILNSNYYNGVDGIVQEIHSTLQNINQQLNDQSIELTKYLITKQLTKNPKEYSDIQNLPHVSVALRLNEKGITNYTAGHEVSYIVCTKESSKAYHESTNKEKEEEESKYGKESTKEKKGASRVDNLSQRAFNINEVKEHNLEVDIHYYKTQQLLPPIIRLCSIIEGTDAQRLSKCLQVETLYGATTGTSDYSYDQECKVLSLIKRSQENYKEVSCEASYIAREWPCNVRNCTQLRLGGDEYEAGMSAVQRLHTAEFLPQDRALYEITLQSSFCIRVCNICNVTTLNVSLGNIDRCPQPTCQSNDSMQSVLSSNKVYLYYDYLVYMLEGKLNDPTNDPEDNMNSRLTNGKTGVTNGQKSEMSTLVNVVIDYNGKMTVLNDEPPKEPKTLDEIIEQIAEENTLKATSGLRLCAEHILGVMESMPFLKYYTLDYQKEREILCNRVKTLQQKNAYSIVNLSDLFKIFKMENRNLPHTN; translated from the exons aatgataaaatatacacattaacgAGATTCAAGGTTGAGGATGAAAATGATCAACTGTACGAAATCATAACAGAAGAGGAGTTTAACGAGcggaataaaaaaagaaaattggAAGATTTTATagaaggagaag GATACAGCGACGAGGAGTTCGACGACTTCGAAGATGACCTGGAAATACTGGAGGAGAACGTGGAGAGGACACAGAAAAGAAGCGCGAAGATGATGCCGGGAAAATCGATACCACAGCACTTTATAGAAATGGCGGCACAGGAAACGACGTATCAGCCGCCGAAGCAGCAGGAAACGGACAAGGAGCTGATAGAGAAGCTGAGCAAGTTCGAGGACGAGCTGGACAACGAGTCGACGTCATTCACCGGGAGTCAGATGCTCGCGAGTCAGTTCGCAGGGCCGCAGATGTTCAGCATGCCCTCGTACCTGAGTGAGAGTCTGATGCAGCTGAGCACAGAGACGCACCGCTCGTACAGCCCGGAGATAGCGCAGAGCAAAATAGACAAGGAGTTCATGAACGAGCTGTTGGAAGAAAACAACCTCCAG aTTGCCCAGAATATTGATACTTTGAGCGAGAATGGACTGGATCCATCGATAGCAGAGAGTTTCAGAGAGGTGGATGGACTGAATGAAGTCGCCTCAGGAGAATTGCCGCAAGAGGGAGAGCAAG ATGTTgaatttgatgaaaaaacaGGAGAAGACCTGGCGTTTTATTTGCTGGACCTGTGTGAAGGACCTAACGGACATTTGCACCTATTTGGAAGAATGAAAACGACAGGAGTTGAGACGGAAACGTGCATGATcacagttaaaaatatgatgaGAAATCTGTTCTTTAAGCCGAGAATGGATTTAGCATTCAACGAAACAGGAGAACTGATAAATAGCACGAGAGAAA CATCGTCTACCGATTACGAAGGGATCATAAAGAAAGGAAGTGAACTATACGAGAGATATTTAATGATGAATTTCTTTAAGGAGATGGAAACAATAAGGAAAAATTATGGAATTAAGAAGATTAAGTATAAATTGGTAAAAAGGTCACTGTTGACGTACGGGCCAACGAATGAGGAGCTGTACATAAAGGTGTGTTATCCGTACCAGTCGCCGCAAATAGAGAAGAGGCACTACTGCGGGACGTACTACGAGGACATCTACAACATCAACGCAACACAAATAGAGTTATTCCTG CTTAAAAGGAAAATTAAGGGGCCAAATTGgttaagaataaataactttAGAAAGACAAATGATGCACAATCGtactgtaaaatagagtTGGAAATCGATTCATACAAAGACGTGCAACTATGGCACACAAAAGATAGTGAGATCTTGCCAGTGCCAAAGCTGAAGATACTGTCAGTGTCGATCAAGACAATATTTAACGTGCCAACACAGCAAGAG ATATTCATGATATGTTGCATCTACAACAAGTATAACATCGACGACAACGAAATTAAGGAGAACAATAGTCAGTTTATCGGAGTGAGGAAGGCGCAAGGATGCCAATGGCCGAGCGAGTTGAAAGCATTCCTGGAAAAAAGACCGTACTTTAGAATATTTGAACAGGAAAGAGGATTGCTGGCAAATTTCATGTTTCTGCTACAG CAAACGGATCCGGATATCATAGTCGGCCACGATATAAACAATTCGACAATTGACCTACTGGTGAAGAGGTGTAACACGTTGAACATACCGCTGAGGATATCACTGTCGAGACTGAGGCTGCAGAAGAGGTCGAATCAGCCATATCTGCACGGAAGGCTGTTCTGCGACACAAGGCTGTTGATAAGAGAGTCGCACCCGTCGAGA GAAAACTATAACCTAATAAGCTGCGTAAGCGAGTTCCTGAACGTGAAGAACATCAGCGACATTAACTACTACAGCAGAAACTCGTTCAACGTTAACGAGATCAAAAAGTTGTTCAGCCAGGACGTTGAGGCGATAAAgcacctgctgaagctgaccCAGTGCAATCTGCTGTCAGCAATACACACGCTGCAGTTGCTGTTCAAGCTGCAA ATACTGCCACTGACCAAGGAACTGACGACGACAGCTGGGAATACGTGGTCAAGGAGTTTACAGTGTGCAAG GTCGGAAAGAATAGATTATCTGCTGATGCACGAGTTTTATCATAACAAGTACATACTGGATCATATATTTGAAAAGAATGCGTACAAGGATAACTACCAAG ATGATGATAAGAATGAAGGGAAAAAGGGCAATAGCTACGAAGGAGGATTGGTGTTCGAGCCGAGATCAGGACTCTATGATAACTTTAtactgctgctggactTCAACTCGCTGTACCCATCGATAATACAAGAGTACAACATATGTTTCACGACGACGTACGTGAAGACTGAGTACGGAAATGAAGGAAATCAGAGGGAAttgaatgaaaatgaaggagaagatgggGGAAACAGTAGGGAAAGTGAAGTGGTAATATTGGACGAGGTGGGGATCCTGCCCTCAGTGCTGAAGAGACTGGTGGAGCTgagaattaaaataaagaaggCAATAGGGACGGAGACAAATGAGCTGAGGAAGTCGCAGCTGAAAACGAGGCAGCTGGCGCTGAAGCTTATTGCAAACTCAATCTACGGCTGCATAGGAAGCACGTACTCGAGGTTCCACTGCAAGTACATAGCCTCGTACATCACGCAGCAGG GGCGTAACCTTTTGAAAAGCACCAAGGAGAAGGTGGAAAACGTGTTCAACCTGAACGTGATATACGGAGACACGGATTCGCTGATGATCAACACGAACATAAGGGACGACGGGAACGCAACAAACTATAACGCGGCGAATCAAATTGCGGTGAACCTGGTGAACTTCATCAACAAGTCGcacaagaagctggaaaTAGGAATAGACGGCGTGTTCAACAGGCTGCTCTTGctgaaaaagaagaaataCGCGTCCCTCAAAGTAGGAAAC GTCGTCGATTATGAAAACAACGTATTCCACAGGGAGATTAAGGGTTTGGACTTTATTAGAAGAGACTGGTCACTGTTGACGAAG GAGGTAGGAAAtcagctgctgaagatcATATTGAATTCGAACTATTATAACGGAGTGGATGGAATCGTGCAAGAAATACACTCGACTCTGCAGAACATAAACCAGCAATTGAATGATCAGTC CATTGAACTGACAAAATACTTGATAACGAAGCAGCTGACTAAAAATCCGAAGGAGTACAGTGATATTCAGAACCTTCCGCACGTGTCAGTGGCGCTGAGACTGAACGAGAAGGGAATAACAAACTACACAGCAGGACACGAAGTGTCATACATCGTGTGCACGAAGGAGTCGTCGAAAGCGTACCATGAAAGCACGAATAAggagaaagaagaagaggaaagcAAATACGGAAAGGAGTCTACCAAGGAAAAGAAAGGTGCATCGAGAGTAGATAACCTGAGTCAGAGAGCGTTCAACATCAACGAAGTCAAGGAGCACAACCTGGAAGTGGACATACACTACTATAAGACGCAGCAGTTGCTGCCGCCAATAATAAGACTGTGCAGCATCATAGAGGGAACGGACGCACAGAGGCTGTCGAAGTGCCTGCAAGTAGAGACGCTGTACGGAGCAACGACAGGAACGAGCGACTACAGTTACGACCAGGAGTGCAAAGTGCTGTCATTAATAAAGAGGTCACAGGAAAACTACAAGGAAGTAAGTTGTGAAGCCAGTTATATAGCACGAGAGTGGCCATGTAATGTACGCAACTGCACACAACTACGATTAGGTGGAGATGAATACGAAGCTGGTATGTCAGCAGTGCAACGGCTTCATACTGCCGAGTTTCTTCCTCAAG ACAGAGCACTGTATGAAATAACACTGCAGTCGTCATTCTGCATAAGAGTGTGCAACATATGCAACGTAACGACGCTGAACGTGTCGCTGGGCAACATTGACAGATGCCCACAGCCAACGTGTCAGTCGAACGACTCGATGCAGAGCGTATTGTCGTCGAACAAAGTTTAC ttGTATTACGACTACCTGGTGTACATGTTAGAAGGGAAGCTGAACGACCCAACGAATGACCCTGAAGATAATATGAACAGCAGATTGACGAATGGGAAAACAGGAGTGACAAACGGGCAAAAGAGTGAAATGAGCACTCTGGTAAACGTAGTAATAGACTACAACGGAAAGATGACAGTGCTGAACGATGAGCCTCCGAAGGAGCCGAAAACGCTGGATGAAATAATAGAGCAGATAGCGGAGGAAAACACACTCAAAGCAACGTCGGGATTGAGGCTGTGTGCAGAACACATCCTGGGAGTGATGGAGTCAATGCCGTTTCTGAAGTACTACACCCTGGACTACCAGAAGGAAAGAGAGATACTGTGCAACAGAGTGAAGACCTTGCAGCAAAAAAACGCGTACAGCATAGTAAACCTGTCGGatttattcaaaatattcaaaatgGAAAACAGGAATCTCCCCCATACGAACTAA
- a CDS encoding phospholipase translates to MAPLFKRKRRQRGEEEITAGPGENRVVSLNVAETKSSDFEVRKRLIFDFLLVTFTPAPGAIVDKVVLKDTIFWQKGHGMDECNCVRTYAKKGNIMFVELIVNKGNAPTFEYFYRDYFKWTSTDAEKFALSFSKQVDLFYVRATPKLNINGKMNPTFFYINKSMEAPVWVITPKPGIWVDRVVDGIVDIWEKNYKSEICTNAVVLHRKKKPVYVYLLVNELELASQEVFFKKDGITWPRVTKEEFVEAAKALGCNPETFMNELTLDLSNAGKNFTVEVLDVDTASTQVITPLTGYKVRKVVDGEQVIWKDERSFATNASKLTYTNRGTYEHKHTLLNLYVRQGEKTSVLHFAKLSGVWSRVDSAKYARMYSQTDDPINTHKHLGVDASGGRKMYMSHFRNKDGLNIHTFHAPVENSKGSMVLVHGAFGHFCSDYISYSRKFCLDYEHYSPLAELEDFANANYDTMDSLKMVTRALEERKDCFEHRRLDGLDMFDTGSRFEYKRSFVEALNNMGYSVYGLDLPSHGHSEGVTTTRFYTNSFLDYVEDLLQFINIVKRGKFSDTTQTYEDFTWKDKSYRPKAPSECTRRSGESSIEHMGSLGSMSSRSQAPEEAQGDASATHGSGEHTQTSPKASEDKMETRPNSPAHVTKGNLAEYVAAASMTEPEWVDEKLYLVGYSMGSNICIRTINEYYRRTKSSKKLIDGLVCLSGMYQLAAISNPVVQRLAAIFISILSFFAPKSPNPIEKLFDFTMTFDSLCRLRDPMYATKKSCNKTLLMIAKATFDLTKNLSYFPDDLPMLMLNSVKDELVNIEGARKMNKLIKNSKLVELKGTVHGLPLSPYVTVVTPVLKDWLSGSL, encoded by the exons atgGCGCCACtatttaaaagaaaaaggaggCAAAGAGGAGAGGAGGAAATAACTGCTGGGCCGGGAGAGAACAGAGTTGTGAGTCTGAATGTGGCGGAGACGAAGTCGTCGGATTTCGAAGTTAGGAAAAGACTAATCTTCGATTTCCTACTGGTAACATTTACACCGGCACCAGGAGCGATAGTTGATAAGGTAGTACTGAAGGACACAATCTTTTGGCAAAAGGGCCATGGAATGGACGAGTGTAACTGTGTAAGAACGTACGCGAAAAAGGGGAACATAATGTTCGTGGAGCTCATAGTAAACAAAGGAAACGCGCCAACATTCGAGTATTTCTACAGAGACTACTTCAAGTGGACGTCGACGGACGCGGAAAAGTTCGCACTAAGCTTCAGTAAGCAGGTGGACCTGTTCTACGTGAGAGCAACGCCGAAGCTTAACATAAACGGAAAGATGAATCCGACATTCTTCTACATCAACAAGAGCATGGAGGCGCCGGTCTGGGTAATAACGCCGAAGCCGGGAATATGGGTGGACAGAGTGGTGGACGGAATAGTGGACATCTGGGAGAAAAACTATAAGTCGGAAATATGTACAAATGCAGTGGTCCTACAcagaaagaagaagccAGTGTACGTGTACCTGCTGGTAAACGAGCTGGAGCTGGCGAGTCAGGAGGTGTTTTTCAAGAAGGACGGGATAACGTGGCCGAGAgtgacgaaggaggagttcGTGGAGGCGGCGAAGGCGCTGGGATGCAACCCGGAGACGTTCATGAACGAGCTGACGCTGGACCTGTCGAACGCAGGCAAAAACTTCACAGTAGAGGTTCTGGACGTGGACACGGCCTCGACGCAAGTGATAACGCCGCTGACGGGCTACAAGGTGCGCAAGGTGGTGGACGGAGAGCAGGTGATATGGAAGGACGAAAGAAGCTTCGCAACGAACGCAAGCAAGCTGACGTACACGAACAGAGGAACTTACGAGCACAAGCAcacgctgctgaacctgtACGTGCGCCAGGGAGAGAAGACGTCAGTGCTGCACTTCGCGAAGCTCTCGGGAGTGTGGTCGCGAGTGGACAGCGCGAAGTACGCAAGGATGTACTCGCAGACCGACGACCCGATTAACACGCACAAGCACCTGGGCGTGGACGCCAGCGGGGGGAGGAAGATGTACATGAGCCACTTCAGAAACAAGGACGGCCTGAACATACACACGTTCCACGCGCCAGTGGAAAACAGCAAGGGAAGCATGGTGCTGGTGCACGGAGCGTTCGGACACTTCTGCTCGGATTACATATCCTACTCGCGCAAGTTCTGCCTCGACTACGAGCACTACAGCCCGCTGGCGGAGCTCGAGGATTTCGCGAACGCAAACTACGACACGATGGACAGCCTGAAGATGGTGACCAGGGCGCTGGAGGAGCGCAAGGACTGCTTCGAGCACAGAAGGCTCGACGGCCTCGACATGTTCGACACGGGCTCAAGGTTCGAGTACAAGAGGAGCTTCGTGGAGGCGCTGAACAACATGGGATACTCAGTCTACGGACTGGACCTGCCCTCGCACGGGCACTCGGAGGGCgtgacgacgacgaggttCTACACGAACTCGTTCCTGGACTACgtggaggacctgctgcAGTTCATCAACATCGTGAAGCGAGGAAAGTTCAGCGACACGACGCAGACGTACGAAGACTTCACGTGGAAGGACAAGTCGTACAGGCCGAAGGCGCCGTCGGAGTGCACGCGAAGGAGCGGAGAGAGCTCAATAGAGCACATGGGCAGCCTGGGCAGCATGAGCAGCAGAAGCCAGGCGCCGGAGGAAGCCCAAGGGGACGCGAGTGCGACGCACGGCTCAGGCGAGCACACGCAGACGAGTCCGAAAGCCTCAGaagataaaatggaaaCGAGGCCAAATTCGCCAGCACACGTGACTAAAGGAAACCTGGCGGAGTACGTGGCCGCCGCGAGCATGACTGAGCCAGAGTGGGTGGACGAGAAGCTGTACCTGGTGGGCTACTCAATGGGATCGAACATTTGCATCAGGACCATCAACGAGTACTACAGGAGGACGAAGTCGTCCAAGAAGCTGATCGACGGACTGGTGTGCCTGTCGGGAATGTATCAGCTGGCAGCAATATCGAATCCAGTGGTGCAGAGGCTGGCGGCAATATTCATCTCTATTCTGAGCTTCTTCGCCCCGAAGTCGCCGAACCCTATAGAAAAGCTGTTCGACTTCACAATGACATTCGACTCGCTCTGCAGACTGAGG GATCCAATGTATGCGACCAAAAAGTCCTGCAACAAGACGTTGCTCATGATAGCCAAGGCGACCTTCGATCTTACGAAGAACCTGTCGTACTTCCCAGATGACTTGCCAATGCTCATGTTGAACTCGGTCAAAGATGAACTGGTCAACATAGAG ggTGCGagaaaaatgaataaactgattaaaaattcaaAACTTGTTGAGTTGAAGGGCACTGTACACGGGCTGCCACTATCTCCATACGTTACAGTAGTAACGCCAGTGTTAAAGGATTGGCTATCAGGGTCACTGTAA
- a CDS encoding DNA-directed RNA polymerase D subunit encodes MFVELFHHANTLNLNQLILHILLIFDSYFGFHRFPFADCVSIGCSKRNNLNSDILYFIGPTVNKLSKSGGLYAINGINGNKSNKKVRFPFDQDVPLSDVPIPPWAIEFVNKRKEEPYVPRHLTQKEIESGIEEYNVEARRQSETKHIKESPCIKLKSYGFKFKQIQPIRHHNGKAFTFFYVHSLHTDVIPVFLNSLRRVARRYLGAGRITALRIPGMHNEFFSVMGLREDFFDLAKNLRGVILRNVPESATFNNPIIATLRVKGPIIAVAGHLKFKDKSSKPGEANSEADGTDKNDKPDEKSDVSIQHQIQEEVIMNRPYSEKIEVVNKNHYLCSVSNGSYLTMDVKIEHIANYVIPEYGPESLNRDITEDGFIHFCSSCNPVEVFAFSGERRGLDENSTSEIVTLEVHTDGSTTPRVGLLRSATFLLNWFERTLFALRTRLSRDLYAARRENRDNTSMLMQNYDTRNVPWNPYLSPEDRVTNRVKWFYRKDVLRQYPIDPESKLAKQEQLKEWERVLEDQIIYEQNIPPVLSDEEPDPEENLLLKRKREQREKDENPPSWVFKDPVGPGNVSQQTVLGSDNDPPLFDPESLSH; translated from the exons ATGTTTGTTGAATTATTTCATCACGCAAACACACTAAACCTTAATCAACTTATTTTA CATATTCTCCTTATTTTTGACTCTTACTTTGGATTCCATCGTTTTCCCTTTGCTGATTGTGTGTCTATTGGTTGTTCGAAAAGGaacaatttaaatagtgatattttgtattttattggcCCTACGGTTAACAAATTAAGTAAATCTGGAGGATTGTATGCAATTAACGGTATAAACGGGAATAAAtccaataaaaaagtaaggTTCCCATTCGACCAGGATGTTCCTCTATCTGATGTGCCAATTCCTCCAT GGGCAATTGAGTTTGTTAACAAGCGGAAGGAGGAGCCTTATGTTCCCCGTCACCTGACGCAGAAGGAAATCGAATCTGGAATAGAGGAATACAAC GTTGAGGCAAGGAGGCAGTCCGAAACAAAGCACATAAAGGAGTCACCA TGCATTAAATTGAAAAGCTACGGCTTCaagtttaaacaaattcaGCCCATTCGGCATCACAATGGGAAGGCGTTCACGTTCTTCTACGTACACTCACTGCACACGGACGTCATCCCGGTTTTTCTCAACAGCCTGAGGAGGGTGGCGAGGAGGTACCTGGGCGCCGGGAGGATAACTGCCCTGCGGATCCCGGGAATGCACAACGAGTTCTTCTCAGTCATGGGCCTCCGGGAGGACTTCTTCGACCTCGCGAAGAACCTGAGGGGCGTCATCCTCAGGAACGTGCCAGAATCGGCCACCTTCAACAATCCAATCATCGCAACGCTGAGGGTCAAGGGGCCCATTATCGCAGTGGCAGGCCACCTGAAATTCAAGGACAAATCAAGCAAACCCGGCGAAGCCAACAGTGAAGCTGACGGGACAGACAAAAATGACAAACCTGACGAGAAAAGTGACGTCAGCATTCAGCACCAAATCCAGGAGGAGGTCATAATGAACAGGCCCTATTCTGAGAAGATTGAGGTGGTAAACAAAAACCACTACTTGTGTTCCGTGTCCAACGGCTCCTACCTCACCATGGACGTCAAGATTGAGCATATCGCAAACTACGTGATCCCTGAGTACGGCCCCGAGTCTCTGAACCGGGACATAACTGAGGACGGGTTCATCCACTTCTGCTCCAGCTGCAACCCCGTGGAGGTGTTTGCGTTCAGCGGGGAGAGGCGCGGCCTCGATGAGAACAGCACCAGCGAGATTGTCACTCTGGAAGTGCACACTGACGGCTCAACCACTCCCAGGGTCGGCCTTCTCAGGAGTGCCACGTTCCTCCTCAACTGGTTTGAGAGGACTCTCTTCGCTCTCAGGACCAGACTCTCCAGGGACCTCTATGCAGCCAGACGCGAAAACAGGGACAACACCTCCATGTTGATGCAGAACTACGA cACTCGCAACGTCCCCTGGAACCCCTACTTATCCCCTGAAGATCGTGTCACCAACAGGGTAAAGTGGTTTTACAGAAAGGATGTCTTACGACAGTATCCCATCGACCCTGAGTCCAAGTTGGCCAAGCAGGAGCAGCTCAAGGAGTGGGAGCGCGTTTTAGAGGACCAGATCATCTACGAGCAGAACATTCCTCCCGTGCTGAGCGACGAGGAGCCCGATCCTGAGGAGAACCTTCTCCTCAAAAGGAAACGCGAGCAGAGGGAAAAGGACGAGAATCCTCCCAGCTGGGTTTTCAAGGATCCTGTTGGTCCCGGCAACGTCAGTCAGCAGACTGTGCTCGGTTCCGACAATGACCCGCCTCTTTTCGACCCTGAGAGCCTATCTCACTAA